A region of Mugil cephalus isolate CIBA_MC_2020 chromosome 3, CIBA_Mcephalus_1.1, whole genome shotgun sequence DNA encodes the following proteins:
- the si:ch1073-459b3.2 gene encoding growth arrest-specific protein 1 — protein MKCWCSALALLPWVLVSLDAQLICWQALLRCHDEPECELAYSQYLAACEGNIRAVRRQCPSHCINALIRLNHTRSGPDLETCDCAQDAECLSAKRAIEPCLPRRHPSDAGGIGCMEARQRCEEDSNCHTSLTAYLSYCGQLFNGRKCSSKCKATIQQMLFIPNGMLLNRCVCDGVERPFCEVVKENMSKLCSIGDHSVISDEPDVDIIYEDEDYDPKSDTEVVYNDSSSSPQRLSSYRALLFLPIAWILY, from the coding sequence atgaaatgttggtgCAGCGCCCTGGCACTTCTCCCATGGGTGCTGGTGTCTTTAGATGCCCAGCTCATCTGCTGGCAGGCGCTCCTCCGGTGCCACGATGAGCCCGAGTGCGAGCTCGCCTACAGCCAGTACCTGGCGGCGTGTGAAGGCAACATCCGAGCGGTGAGGAGGCAGTGCCCGAGCCACTGCATCAACGCGCTGATACGGCTCAATCACACCCGCAGCGGGCCAGACCTGGAGACATGCGACTGCGCACAGGACGCGGAGTGCCTCAGCGCCAAGCGAGCCATAGAGCCGTGCCTCCCCCGCAGACACCCGAGCGACGCCGGAGGCATCGGGTGCATGGAGGCCCGGCAACGCTGCGAAGAAGACAGCAACTGCCACACCTCCCTCACTGCCTACTTGTCATATTGCGGGCAGCTGTTCAATGGCAGGAAGTGCTCCTCCAAGTGTAAAGCCACCATTCAGCAGATGCTGTTCATCCCGAATGGCATGCTGCTGAACCGCTGTGTTTGCGATGGCGTGGAGAGGCCTTTCTGTGAAGTGGTCAAGGAGAACATGAGCAAGCTTTGCTCCATAGGAGACCACAGTGTAATTTCAGACGAGCCTGACGTCGATATCATCTATGAGGATGAGGACTATGACCCTAAAAGTGACACAGAGGTGGTTTACAATGACAGTTCCTCCTCTCCCCAGAGGTTATCCAGCTACAGGGCGCTCTTGTTCCTTCCCATAGCATGGATATTATACTGA